In Nitrospira sp., one genomic interval encodes:
- a CDS encoding YjbQ family protein, with product MQVKMQGDCRVENITGRVQAALKQTQLHAGILTIFIKHTTASVLIIEDEPGIRADTKALWERLIPADPGWQHNVRNAGEDNGHSHLRGQLQGQSLTIPFNDGAMTLGTWQQIVVLDFDTRARTRDLVLQVIGE from the coding sequence ATGCAGGTGAAGATGCAGGGCGATTGCCGGGTGGAGAATATTACCGGGCGGGTCCAGGCGGCCTTGAAACAGACGCAATTACATGCCGGCATTCTCACGATTTTTATCAAACACACGACCGCGTCGGTATTGATCATCGAGGATGAGCCGGGTATCCGCGCCGATACAAAAGCGCTGTGGGAACGGTTGATTCCAGCCGATCCTGGCTGGCAGCACAATGTGCGCAACGCGGGAGAGGACAACGGCCACAGCCACCTGCGTGGCCAATTGCAGGGCCAGTCGCTCACCATTCCCTTCAACGACGGGGCGATGACGCTGGGCACCTGGCAACAGATCGTCGTGCTGGATTTCGATACGCGCGCACGAACGAGGGACCTGGTGCTGCAGGTCATCGGTGAATAG